Proteins found in one Micromonospora sp. WMMD1082 genomic segment:
- a CDS encoding helix-turn-helix domain-containing protein: MTSRGELPIGRRVAQWRARRRMTQQALADRLGKSKSWVDKVERGARRLDKFSVIQQIAEVLRVDPAVLLGQQSPAPAGGSARDGLDGVRAAMAGVFRASERPVGLGELRRHVGHAWLTYQHARYPQVVRALPGMLDAAQGLSAAAPPLLVQVYRIASSVLVKLGEADLAWLAADRAVAAAGGDRVLAGTAAVSIGSALRAAGRERLALAATVAAAGRLVPVPGGTARPVGPSGRPVGLGGRPVGLGGRAVGPSGRVRLGGVGLSGRAPGGTVGLGGTVGSGGLLEESAVGGTLLLQAAFAAATCGEVGQAGVLLDRAAEVAQGFDAGEDPHRTCFGSVVVELARVVVAVEGGDAVEAVCRHEVVMRRDGWRRLPAEYRGAYLMDAARAYLLAGDLAGAGRMLVAADSVAPAEVRSRPSARTLLAEIARGRPAPAGVARLATLVGLTR, translated from the coding sequence ATGACCAGCAGGGGTGAGCTGCCGATCGGGCGGCGGGTGGCGCAGTGGCGGGCGCGGCGGCGGATGACCCAGCAGGCGCTTGCGGATCGGCTGGGCAAGTCGAAGAGCTGGGTCGACAAGGTGGAGCGGGGTGCCCGCCGATTGGACAAGTTCTCGGTGATCCAGCAGATCGCCGAGGTGCTGCGGGTGGACCCGGCGGTGCTGCTCGGCCAGCAGTCACCGGCACCGGCCGGTGGGTCAGCGCGGGACGGCCTCGACGGAGTGCGGGCGGCGATGGCCGGGGTGTTTCGGGCGTCGGAGCGTCCGGTGGGGTTGGGCGAGCTTCGTCGGCACGTCGGGCATGCCTGGCTGACGTACCAGCATGCGCGGTATCCGCAGGTGGTGCGGGCGCTGCCGGGGATGTTGGACGCGGCGCAAGGGCTCTCGGCAGCCGCGCCGCCGTTGCTGGTGCAGGTGTACCGGATCGCGTCCTCGGTGCTGGTGAAGCTGGGGGAGGCGGATCTCGCCTGGCTGGCCGCCGATCGGGCCGTGGCGGCGGCGGGTGGCGATCGGGTGTTGGCGGGTACGGCTGCCGTCTCGATCGGGTCGGCGTTGCGGGCGGCGGGCCGGGAGCGGTTGGCGTTGGCGGCGACGGTCGCCGCCGCTGGGCGGCTCGTGCCGGTCCCGGGCGGAACAGCGAGGCCGGTGGGTCCGAGCGGGAGGCCGGTGGGTCTGGGCGGGAGGCCGGTGGGCCTGGGCGGGAGGGCGGTGGGCCCGAGCGGGAGGGTGAGGCTGGGCGGGGTGGGGCTGAGTGGGAGGGCGCCGGGTGGGACGGTGGGGCTGGGCGGGACGGTGGGGTCGGGTGGGCTGTTGGAGGAGTCGGCGGTGGGCGGGACGCTGTTGCTTCAGGCGGCCTTTGCTGCCGCGACGTGTGGCGAGGTCGGCCAGGCCGGGGTGCTGCTTGACCGGGCCGCCGAGGTCGCGCAGGGATTCGACGCGGGGGAGGACCCGCACCGGACGTGTTTCGGATCCGTGGTCGTGGAGTTGGCGCGGGTGGTGGTGGCCGTCGAGGGTGGTGACGCGGTGGAGGCGGTGTGTCGGCACGAGGTGGTGATGCGGCGGGACGGGTGGCGGCGGTTGCCGGCCGAGTATCGGGGTGCGTATCTGATGGACGCCGCGCGGGCGTACCTGCTGGCCGGTGACCTGGCGGGGGCAGGGCGGATGCTGGTCGCAGCCGACAGTGTGGCACCGGCCGAGGTCCGGTCGCGTCCGTCGGCGCGTACTCTCCTCGCCGAGATCGCCCGGGGGCGACCCGCACCGGCCGGCGTCGCCCGCCTGGCCACCCTCGTCGGCCTCACTCGATGA